In Rhodothermales bacterium, a genomic segment contains:
- a CDS encoding NADPH-dependent FMN reductase has translation MASDSTHAADLAGRPPCETSDGGDDNGGGLRFVVVYGSVRPKRQGIRAARFLVRQLETRGHHVDLIDPVEVDLPLLTRTYSEYAEGEAPEPLERLAETYRAADGFLFVAGEYNHGLPPALKNLIDHFLHEYFWRPAGIVTYSAGSFGGARAGVHLRAVLGEVGLVTIPSMLPVPKVSAVFEMDGTVKDEAYEKRTTRFLGELCWYARALHAARVDGVPYA, from the coding sequence ATGGCCTCCGACTCCACGCACGCCGCCGACCTCGCCGGCCGTCCCCCCTGCGAAACGAGTGATGGCGGCGACGACAACGGGGGCGGGCTCCGCTTCGTCGTCGTGTACGGCTCCGTCCGCCCGAAGCGGCAGGGCATCCGCGCCGCCCGCTTCCTCGTCCGCCAGCTCGAAACGCGCGGCCACCACGTCGACCTCATCGACCCCGTCGAGGTCGACCTCCCGCTCCTCACCCGGACGTATTCGGAGTACGCGGAGGGCGAGGCGCCGGAGCCGCTCGAACGCCTCGCCGAGACGTACCGCGCCGCCGACGGCTTCCTGTTCGTCGCGGGCGAGTACAACCACGGCCTGCCGCCCGCGCTCAAGAACCTCATCGACCACTTCCTCCACGAGTATTTCTGGCGGCCGGCCGGCATCGTCACGTACTCAGCGGGGAGCTTCGGCGGCGCGAGGGCCGGCGTCCACCTCCGCGCCGTGCTCGGCGAAGTCGGCCTCGTCACGATTCCCTCGATGCTTCCCGTGCCGAAGGTGTCGGCCGTGTTCGAGATGGACGGGACGGTCAAAGACGAGGCGTACGAGAAACGCACCACCCGCTTCCTCGGGGAGCTGTGCTGGTACGCCCGCGCGCTCCACGCTGCGCGTGTCGACGGCGTGCCCTACGCGTGA